The region TTGTTTGATCTGTCATTTAACGAAAGAAGATTATGGTTTCTCTACCAATTTCTTCCCAATAAGGCTATTTACAATGTTGTAAAAGCCTATAACTTGTCTGGTAAACTAAATACAGGAGTATTGGAAAAAAGTATAAAACAACTTCTGGATAAGCATTTAAATTTAAGAAAAAATTTCATTGAAGTAGATGGAGAACCTAAGGCTAAATTAAATTTTAAAGCGACCTTTAAAGTAAGAGTATGTAGTTTATCTGATTTTTTAAAATCAACTAATGATGACGAAGAAACAATTATTGAAAAATTGATAGATGATGAAGCTGAAAAACCATTTGATTTGAGTAAAGATCTTCCTATTCGTTTAACAGTGATCAAAAAAAAGAAAGAAAGTAGCATTTTGATTCTTTCTGCCCATCATATTATTTCTGATGCCTGGTCATTTGCTATCATATTAGAAGAACTGAATAAGCTTTATAATTCTAACCTCAATGATGAAGATATAAATCTTGAGGATCTTACAAAAGAATATAACAATTACGTTGGGGTACAAAAACAATATCTTAATAAGACTAAAGTAAATGAACTTTTAGGATATTGGAAAAATAAGTTAAGCGATAAAATTTCCAAATTAAAACTGCCATATGAGCGTACTGGTAAAGATATTGTTTCTGATAGTGCCTTGTATGAAGAGATTTTAATACCAACCTCTCTTATCAATTCACTTAAAAAATATAGTAAAGAAAAGGATGTCACCCTCTTTATGACCTTTTTTAGTGCATTCCAATCGCTATTATTTAAATATAGCCAAAATGAATTTATAAATACAGCAATCCCTATTGTAGATCGCGCAGATGCAGAGACAAAAAGGTTAATTGGTTTTTTTGTCAATACATTAATTATTCCCACTGATTTTTCTAAAGATCTAGTATTTGAAGAATTGGTAGAAGAAGTTAGACAAACATTACTAGAATCATTTCAGCACCAGGATTTGCCTTATGACATTCTTGCTAATGAATTGAGAAAAGATACTGGAGCTGATGTCAATTCACTTATTCAGGTAATGTTTGCTTTTCAAAATGTACATGAAGACCCATTGCATTTAACAGGAGTTAAAGCAGAGAATATTTTATTGAAAAATAAACATGCGAAGTTTGACCTTACTGTCTCTGTTTCAGAACAAGCAGAAGGATACCTTGTATCTGCAGAGTATAAATCTGACTTATTCCATTCTATTACTATAAAAAGAATGTTGAATTCATTTCATATGCTTTTGGAACAAGTGATGTCAAACCCTAAAATCAAGCTATCTCAAATTGAAGTATTGAATCAATCAGTAAAAGAAGTTCTCACAAAAGTATGGAATGATACAAAAAGAAATCTTCCTGATTTTTCAGTACATGAATTATTCGAAAGACAAGTGTTCTCTTCACCAGATGCAACTGCACTAAATTGGAATGGTAAAAAAATCAGTTATAATGATTTAAATATTCGTTCTAATCATTTAGCACATTATCTTAAAAAACAAGGAATCTCTTCTGAAGAACTGGTAGGTATATTAATGGATGAATCGGAGTTTAGTATTCTATCCATGATTGCTGTATTGAAGACTGGGGGTGCATATCTTCCTTTAGATCCTGCCTATCCGAAAGAAAGAATTGCATATATGTTAAATGATTCAAAGGTTAAAATTATTATCAGTGAAGAAAAATACCTAAACTATCTACCTGATTCTTCTTACCAATGGATTGTTTTGGATCGACTTGGTGAAGAATTAAGTAAAGAAAAAGATACGAATCCTGAAAGTAGAATACTTACCAATCATCTAGCCTATGTCATGTATACATCAGGTTCCACTGGCAATCCAAAAGGAGTTGGAGTAGAACATAAGAATATTGTAAGGCTGGTAAAAAACACTAACTATGTTACATTAACAAACAATACTAAGCTATTAAAAACAGGTGCCTTTTCATTTGATGCTTCAACATTTGAGATATGGGGAATATTATTGAACGGTGGTGAATTATTTGTATATCCAAAAGAAAATTTATTAGATCATCAATTACTGAAAGAAAAGATAAGAGAAAATGGAATTTCGTTGATGTGGTTTACAGTGTCCTGGTTTAATCAATTAGTAGATATTGATGTAGACATTTTTAAACCTCTCCAATCAGTATTTGTAGGAGGCGATAAATTATCAGTGAAGCATATTAATAAAGTTAAACAAGCGCTTCCTCACCTTGAAATAGTCAATGGATATGGACCTACAGAAAACACGACATTTTCGCTTTATCATAAAATAGAGAATACGAGTGAAGAAGATATACCTGTAGGTAAGCCAATCACGAATACTACCGTTTATATTTTAGACAAATCACTTAATCTTCTTCCAATTGGTGTGCAGGGTGAAATCTATGTAGGAGGAAAAGGAGTTGCAAGAGGATATATAAACGATGAAAAACGTACGCAAGAAAAATTTATTCCGGATCCGTTTAGTTATGAAGGAAGACTATATAAAACAGGAGATCTTGGAAGATGGTTGGAAAATGGAACAATAGAATTTGGAGGAAGAAAAGATAATCAAATTAAACTTAGAGGCTATAGAATAGAACTAGGAGAAATTGAAAATGCTATATCCAGCCATCCACTGATAGAAGATTCCGTTGTTCTTTTAAAAGATGACAATGGTGATAAAAAGATCATAGGGTTTTATTTAAGCAATACGAACTTAACGGAAGCCGAAGTAAAAACTTTTCTAAGAAAGACTCTTCCTGATTTTATGATACCTGTTTATCTGATCAAAAAGGAAAGCTTTCCATTGACTTCTAACGGAAAAATTAATCGTCAGGCATTAGCAAATAGTACCAAGAATTATATTAAAGCAAACAAAACATTTGAGTTTGCCTTTAATGCTACAGAGGAAAAACTTGTGGCAATCTTCGAAGAGATTTTAGGAAGAGATGCAATCAGCATTACAGATAATTTCTTTGAATTAGGAGGACATTCTCTCCTGGCTACAAAAGTGATGGCCAAAATTGAAAGGGAGTTTGGACAAAATTATCCATTGTCCATTTTATTTGAAGCTCCTACTATTAAAGAGCTCAGTAAGGTTATAAAAGGAGATTCCGGAATTAAAAAAACAGGAATTATTCCTATACAACCCAAAGGAAATAAACCTCCATTATTCTTATTGCCAGGATATTTATTCTATCATAATCTAGCGAAGTATCTCGGAGAGGATCAGCCGCTATATGGGTTTGAGCCATTAAATATAGACCGAACAGAAGAAGTTGCAGCTATGTTTATAAAGCAAATGAAACAGATTCAGCCAACAGGTCCTTATTTCATCGGTGGCTTTTGTGCCAGTGGAATTATCGCTTATGAAGTAGCACAGCAACTTACTGCCGCTGGAGACGAGATTGGACTGTTATCTTTATTTGAAGTTTACACTCCTGAAGCAACGGTTTCTAAGGCATCAAAGAAATATTTATCAGACAAGTTTGCTCATTGGAAGGCTGCTTTCTCTTATAATTCTTTCAGAGCTAAGGTAAAATTGATTTATAATGAATCTCAGAAACTCCTTCAATATTTCCTTCTAAATCAATTTAGAAGTATGATAAGTGATTATAAGCTCAAACCATACAATGGAAAAATTGTATTGTTCAAAGCTTTAGATGAACTAGTAGTATCTTCTTCATCTGATCCTTATATGGGTTGGAATAGATACTGTTCAGCTCATAATATAACTTTAATTAAAATTCCAGGAAATCATAATACCCTTTTTAAAGAACCTTATATCGGAATTACTGCTGCACAAATTAAAAAGTGTTTGGAAAACGAGAATTATCATGTCGAAGAAATTTGATTAATATTTGATTGAAATCAGTTTAAGAAAGAGAGTGGTATATGAATGAGAGTTTGTATAACACTCTCTTTCTCTTTAATATCAATAATCTGAAAGTTTTTCGATGCTTATTAATGGAAATATTTTATACTAAGTTTGAGGACATCCTCGACCATAAGAAATTAAATACTTACTTAAACTGTCTTCCCTCTTCAATGCGAGAAGATATTTTGAGATATAAAATGCCATTTGATCTCCAAGGACGTTTATTTGGAAAACTCCTATTGAAAAAAATATTTGCACACTACTTTAACAATCGAGATATATTATATCAGCTGGAGTACAACAAATACGGCCGTCCATATACTTCAAATTCAAAAATAAATTTTAGTATTTCTCATTCCGGAAAATATGTAGCAGTGGCAATTGCCAATGGATTTCAGATTGGGATAGATGTTGAAGAAATCAAAGAGATATCTATCGCTGATTTTAGAAGTATATTTACAGAATTCGAATGGAATGCAATTTTAACATCCACCAATCCTTTAAAAACATTTTATGTTTATTGGACAAAAAAGGAAAGTACAGCAAAGGCTGACGGAAGAGGTCTTTCTATTCCTTTAAATGAAATTTTCATTGAAGATGTGATCTCAATTTTATATAAAAAACGGTGGTATTTATCAGAGATTAATTTAGGACCTGATTATATAATGCATATTGCAAGCGAACAGAAAGAATTGATTAACATCCATTATATTACTTTTTAGTTAATACATAACTATTTTTTTGATTCTACAGAAAAGCAAAAAGCTTTAACCAAAAAATCCTCACCTAAAATACAAGTGAGGATTTTTAAATCAGAATGTGAACCTTTTGGGACTATCTTCGAAATTTTTATATGAAGATTTTAAGGAAAACCTTTGAATTAAGGCTGATTTTTTAACAAATAAACCAACGCTCAAAGTTCTTATAAAAATACAACTTGACAAATATGCAGTATTCCGTTACAGGGGGTTCTTACTTGACTTCAATTTAGTATTACCATTAGTTTTTATCCTTGATATTATATAATCAATATATTCTTGTTTTAATAATTTTCCGCTTAAAATAATTGAATATTGCTGATCATTTGAATCAAATATATTTAATAAAGTAATTTTAGATACACCTGGCTTTCCGAATTGAAATCCTTTAATATTTGGTGTTTCAAAATTATTAAAGTAAATATCATAACCATTAACCATTACGAGTTCTTTGAGTCGTAAAATCGCATTCTCAACAACAATTTCGTCATTAGAATCAAATATACTTATATCATTCGGCTTGAAATTATAAGTATACTTTAAGAATTGATAATTAGTCTTGATATTATGTTTACTTAAATAATCATTGAAATATTCACTTTCCAAATTCTTACTAGTCTCATTAAAGTGCTTTAAATAATCTAACCCCTCAATATCGGAATCATATGTTACTATAACTTTTGAATTATCAACAAAAGTTACAATTCTGGCTTTATTCGTAATTGACGAATCTTTAACAACCTTATTATATTGAGGAATTACAAAATTCAAATTAGTTAGAACAAAATTAATCTTTTTAAAATTATTCAATTCCACCTTTCCAACGGGGTTTCTTTTAGGTGAAGTCTTCACACAATCATTTGGACTGTGAGAATATTCAAATATGCTTGTAGCTTTATAAAAAACATACCCTTTTAAAAGTATCCAAAAGAGAGGTAATCCGAGAATTATGTAGAAACTTGATTTAATTCTTTTCATAATTTTTTTGAAGAATGCGTAATTCGGATTTTTATACAATTCTTTACAACTATACCACCTAAACTCAAGCAAAAGAATAAAGCGAAATGTAAATAATATACTTTCTAATTCCATGTTAAAAACTCTTTATTAAGAATTATTAATAAAAAAGAAGTGAGGAGTTTAAAAATATTATTGTTAAAGATTATAGACTAAAGGCATTCTTTGATAATTCATATTTTACTATTGCCATAAGATTCAATGTGATTGAATCCAAAATAAAAATTTTGCAAAAATTTAAAATAGGCCCAAAAGCAAAAATGCTCACTTCTGAGTAAAAGTGAGCATTTTTGATACAATGTGATGTATTTTGTGAACCCGCTGGGATTCGAACCCAGGACCCCTACATTAAAAGTGTAATGCTCTACCAGCTGAGCTACGGATTCCTATGAAAATTTACTATTACTCTTGTTTGATTATCTTTAGCTTCTCTAAAGATTGCGATAAAAAAAATCCTCTGTCTTCAGAGGATTTCTTTGTGAACCCGCTGGGATTCGAACCCAGGACCCCTACATTAAAAGTGTAATGCTCTACCAGCTGAGCTACGGATTCTTGTTTTTTTTGCTTTTTCGAAATCGTTTTCCGTAAATGCGATGCAAAAGTATAAGCTTTTTTTATATTTGCAAAACATGAAGCGAATTTTATTTACAATACTTGCTGTTTTTTTTCTCCCCCTCTTTGCCTATTGCGTCAATTATGCTGATTCCCTGAAGCTTGCGGATTCATTATTCAAAGAAAAAAAATATCCACAATCCTATAGCATCTATTCTGACATACTTTCTTCTTCAGAAAAATTTTCCCCCAGAATGCTGCTCAAGATGGCAATGATCAAAGAACATGAAGATGATTATACCATGGCTCTTTATTATTTAAATCTGCTTTATAAATATCAACCGGACAAAAGAGTACTTGAAAAAATGGATGAACTTGCATCAGCCCATCAGCTTACTGGTTATACATTTACAGATCTGGAGTACTTTATTTCTCTTTACAATCAATATTACTATTACATCATCTTCTTCTTCCTAATTGTATCTGCAATTATCTACCTCTACCTTATATTCAAAAAATTTTATAGCAAAAGACTGGGGTTGCGTCCTCTCTTCTTCGTCTTTGTATTATCCTTTGCATACATTCTTACCAATTATGATATCGTTCCCATGAAAGGAATCATCAGCCAGGACCATTCTTACTTAATGAGCGGCCCTTCTGCAGGAGCAGACCCTGTGGCTGAAATAGAAAAAGGTCATCGTGTTATAGTATGGTCAGAAGATGATGTATGGTACAGAATCAGCTGGAATGGTGAATTTGTTTACATCAAAAAAAATCATCTACTATTGGTAGGAGATGAAAATCATTTAAGCGGTGAATCTTTCTCTTTCGATATATGATTGAAGACTACTCTATCAACCAGGCTGGGAAAAAACTTCTTCAGAAAGATGGTCGATTTACCTTGTGAGGTCAATACAAGATCTCTCTTTCTTTGCTCTACAGCTTTATAAATGTTCAGAGCAACTTCTTCCGCACTCATCATCTTGCCTTCATCCATTGATGATTCTCCAATGATGCTTCCGTCTTTAGACAAAGATGTATTTCTGATGTTGGACGTCGTAAAACCTGGACAAGCCACCAGCACATGAACGTTTTTACATAAGAGTTCTATACGTAGTGCTTCCAGAAAGCCATTCATAGCAAATTTAGAAGCGCTGTATCCCGTTCTTCCAGGAAGACCTACACTTCCAGCTATAGAAGAAACACCGACTACAGAGCCTTTATTTTTAATAATTTCCGGCAAG is a window of Sporocytophaga myxococcoides DSM 11118 DNA encoding:
- a CDS encoding 4'-phosphopantetheinyl transferase family protein, whose product is MEIFYTKFEDILDHKKLNTYLNCLPSSMREDILRYKMPFDLQGRLFGKLLLKKIFAHYFNNRDILYQLEYNKYGRPYTSNSKINFSISHSGKYVAVAIANGFQIGIDVEEIKEISIADFRSIFTEFEWNAILTSTNPLKTFYVYWTKKESTAKADGRGLSIPLNEIFIEDVISILYKKRWYLSEINLGPDYIMHIASEQKELINIHYITF
- a CDS encoding SH3 domain-containing protein, coding for MKRILFTILAVFFLPLFAYCVNYADSLKLADSLFKEKKYPQSYSIYSDILSSSEKFSPRMLLKMAMIKEHEDDYTMALYYLNLLYKYQPDKRVLEKMDELASAHQLTGYTFTDLEYFISLYNQYYYYIIFFFLIVSAIIYLYLIFKKFYSKRLGLRPLFFVFVLSFAYILTNYDIVPMKGIISQDHSYLMSGPSAGADPVAEIEKGHRVIVWSEDDVWYRISWNGEFVYIKKNHLLLVGDENHLSGESFSFDI
- a CDS encoding SDR family oxidoreductase, whose protein sequence is MKGKVVIITGGSSGIGKACAEEFGNKGAKIVITGRNRVNLDETALLLKSKGITVLAIQADSAKEEDNEMLVNETIKAFGRIDILINNAGISMRALFTDADLGVLKKVMDINFYGTVYATKYALPEIIKNKGSVVGVSSIAGSVGLPGRTGYSASKFAMNGFLEALRIELLCKNVHVLVACPGFTTSNIRNTSLSKDGSIIGESSMDEGKMMSAEEVALNIYKAVEQRKRDLVLTSQGKSTIFLKKFFPSLVDRVVFNHISKEKDSPLK
- a CDS encoding non-ribosomal peptide synthetase is translated as MESEVRVLRQNVRLQKNSLDKVKEKLSHLNENKFSTFILSLSAFIALAKRYTDQDKFLVSYNNSIKPNGNVLNKSNQRISYIEIDLSEDPTFEILIQQLNDKIQKDTEGATADKKDSYPFVVNFSFDDKLEGSSNLNLNLLRTDIQNILPVLSINLFNSEEDVMCGCLEARLDLMEISISENSNEHYCNILKEAIINPQKRISECNMLGEDERNKILFEWNATEKNYRKNICLHHLIEEQVDKTPDSIAIIYNGQSLTYKELNRRANGVAERIINRGIKEEDLVGVLFELSLESVISIIGVLKAGAVYVPLDTNYPVKRLQLLVDDARPKLLITNSSLKGLLEFPEENKLVISDNDWLNNDYLTNPITEVKPENAAYVMYTSGSTGSPKGIVIQHNSVVNNIMLIKDRYMLTPNDTVPSMPSLAFDASVSKLFPILTIGGTVVLPTEEEIRDVEKTLELINKYNMPYFSTPPSILRVINSINPDLSKLRSISCGGEALKFSDINNINKHVPIINIYGPTEATVSSCTYTIPKNSSPITSRIPIGRPNPNCKVYVLDKHLNCMPINCYGTIYIGGIGVARGYLNNPELTAQRFIKSPFVEGDVLYNTGDIGRWLPDGNIDFLGRNDNQIKIRGFRIQIEEVEKILTKHPSVKEGKIIIKDTTDEDKLMIACIILKEGESLTIESMRDFIEKYLPDYMVPSDILLLYHFPLNQNNKVDSKALLQKYNEKTPIQQKVSISINKNSIEKELVSFWKEILNKEINIQENFFHAGGHSLHAMQLKMYINKKFNTDFSMKDIFNNLTIEKLTSLIASKSQLTEDSFNKINSHEKNNPFIVEKQSIENITPINLKEVSNLRTQSLDTSISKKEINLIASKDKESSVHKLFFRKPALFDLSFNERRLWFLYQFLPNKAIYNVVKAYNLSGKLNTGVLEKSIKQLLDKHLNLRKNFIEVDGEPKAKLNFKATFKVRVCSLSDFLKSTNDDEETIIEKLIDDEAEKPFDLSKDLPIRLTVIKKKKESSILILSAHHIISDAWSFAIILEELNKLYNSNLNDEDINLEDLTKEYNNYVGVQKQYLNKTKVNELLGYWKNKLSDKISKLKLPYERTGKDIVSDSALYEEILIPTSLINSLKKYSKEKDVTLFMTFFSAFQSLLFKYSQNEFINTAIPIVDRADAETKRLIGFFVNTLIIPTDFSKDLVFEELVEEVRQTLLESFQHQDLPYDILANELRKDTGADVNSLIQVMFAFQNVHEDPLHLTGVKAENILLKNKHAKFDLTVSVSEQAEGYLVSAEYKSDLFHSITIKRMLNSFHMLLEQVMSNPKIKLSQIEVLNQSVKEVLTKVWNDTKRNLPDFSVHELFERQVFSSPDATALNWNGKKISYNDLNIRSNHLAHYLKKQGISSEELVGILMDESEFSILSMIAVLKTGGAYLPLDPAYPKERIAYMLNDSKVKIIISEEKYLNYLPDSSYQWIVLDRLGEELSKEKDTNPESRILTNHLAYVMYTSGSTGNPKGVGVEHKNIVRLVKNTNYVTLTNNTKLLKTGAFSFDASTFEIWGILLNGGELFVYPKENLLDHQLLKEKIRENGISLMWFTVSWFNQLVDIDVDIFKPLQSVFVGGDKLSVKHINKVKQALPHLEIVNGYGPTENTTFSLYHKIENTSEEDIPVGKPITNTTVYILDKSLNLLPIGVQGEIYVGGKGVARGYINDEKRTQEKFIPDPFSYEGRLYKTGDLGRWLENGTIEFGGRKDNQIKLRGYRIELGEIENAISSHPLIEDSVVLLKDDNGDKKIIGFYLSNTNLTEAEVKTFLRKTLPDFMIPVYLIKKESFPLTSNGKINRQALANSTKNYIKANKTFEFAFNATEEKLVAIFEEILGRDAISITDNFFELGGHSLLATKVMAKIEREFGQNYPLSILFEAPTIKELSKVIKGDSGIKKTGIIPIQPKGNKPPLFLLPGYLFYHNLAKYLGEDQPLYGFEPLNIDRTEEVAAMFIKQMKQIQPTGPYFIGGFCASGIIAYEVAQQLTAAGDEIGLLSLFEVYTPEATVSKASKKYLSDKFAHWKAAFSYNSFRAKVKLIYNESQKLLQYFLLNQFRSMISDYKLKPYNGKIVLFKALDELVVSSSSDPYMGWNRYCSAHNITLIKIPGNHNTLFKEPYIGITAAQIKKCLENENYHVEEI